The Streptomyces avermitilis MA-4680 = NBRC 14893 genome contains a region encoding:
- a CDS encoding antibiotic biosynthesis monooxygenase family protein produces MSVVKINVLTVPAEQRETLEKRFAARAHAVESSDGFEWFELLRPVEGTDDYLVYTRWRDEESFQAWMEGPMKAAHQGGNAESGERPKPAASGSTLWSFEVVQQAAPKSS; encoded by the coding sequence ATGAGCGTAGTCAAGATCAACGTACTGACCGTCCCCGCCGAGCAACGGGAGACGCTGGAGAAGCGCTTCGCCGCCCGTGCGCATGCCGTGGAGAGTTCCGACGGGTTCGAATGGTTCGAACTCCTCCGCCCCGTCGAAGGCACCGACGACTATCTCGTCTACACGCGGTGGCGCGACGAGGAGTCCTTCCAAGCCTGGATGGAGGGCCCCATGAAGGCGGCCCACCAAGGCGGCAACGCGGAGAGCGGCGAACGGCCCAAGCCGGCGGCGAGCGGCTCCACGCTGTGGTCCTTCGAGGTCGTGCAGCAGGCGGCACCGAAGAGCTCGTAG
- a CDS encoding MBL fold metallo-hydrolase gives MRITKYTHACVRLEHDGRVLVIDPGMWSEPAALTGADAVLVTHEHADHIDVLRLAGLGVPVYAPAEANIPRLEVTGVPSDAEFTAAGFRVRAVGGRHAFIYGGQPDCANPGYIIDEAIYHPGDSLHVPEQPVETLLVPAQGSWMKTAEAIHFVKTIKPQRAFPIHDAQINDRGLSSVNGWLAGETDSGYRYLAPGESV, from the coding sequence ATGCGGATCACGAAATACACCCACGCATGTGTACGGCTCGAACATGATGGCCGGGTGCTGGTCATCGACCCCGGGATGTGGAGCGAGCCGGCTGCCCTGACCGGCGCGGACGCCGTGCTGGTGACCCACGAACACGCCGATCACATCGATGTCCTGCGCCTGGCCGGGCTCGGCGTGCCCGTCTACGCCCCGGCCGAAGCGAACATTCCACGGCTGGAAGTCACCGGGGTGCCCTCCGATGCGGAGTTCACCGCCGCCGGCTTCCGCGTACGAGCGGTTGGCGGGCGTCACGCGTTCATCTACGGCGGCCAACCGGACTGCGCGAACCCCGGCTACATCATCGACGAGGCGATCTACCACCCCGGTGACTCACTGCACGTCCCCGAGCAGCCGGTCGAGACGCTCCTGGTCCCGGCCCAGGGATCGTGGATGAAGACGGCGGAGGCGATCCACTTCGTGAAGACGATCAAACCGCAACGGGCGTTCCCGATCCACGACGCCCAGATCAACGATCGCGGCCTCAGCAGCGTCAACGGCTGGCTCGCCGGGGAGACCGACAGCGGCTACCGATACCTGGCACCCGGTGAGTCGGTCTAG